From a single Saimiri boliviensis isolate mSaiBol1 chromosome 7, mSaiBol1.pri, whole genome shotgun sequence genomic region:
- the NFE2 gene encoding transcription factor NF-E2 45 kDa subunit, with amino-acid sequence MSPCPPQQSRNRVIQLPTSELGEMELTWQEIMSITELQGLNAPSEPSFEPQAPAPYLGPPPPTAYCPCSIHPDAGFPLPPPPYELPATTSHVPDPPYSYGNMAIPVSKPLTLSGLLSEPLQDPLALLDIGLPAGPPKPQEDPESDSGLSLNYSDAESLELEGTEAGRRRSEYVEMYPVEYPYSLMPNSLAHSNYALPAAETPSALEPSSGPVRAKPTARGEAGSRDERRALAMKIPFPTDKIVNLPVDDFNELLARYPLTESQLALVRDIRRRGKNKVAAQNCRKRKLETIVQLERELERLSSERERLLRARGEADRTLEVMRQQLTELYRDIFQHLRDESGNSYSPEEYALQQAADGTIFLVPRGTKMEATD; translated from the exons ATGTCCCCCTGTCCTCCCCAGCAGAGCAGAAACAGAGTGATACAGCTGCCTACTTCAGAGCTAGGAGAGATGGAACTGACTTGGCAGGAGATCATGTCCATCACCGAGCTGCAG GGTCTAAATGCTCCAAGTGAGCCATCGTTTGAACCCCAAGCCCCAGCCCCATACCTTGGACCTCCACCACCCACAGCTTACTGCCCCTGCTCAATCCACCCAGATGCTGGCTTCCCACTTCCTCCACCACCTTATGAGCTCCCAGCAACCACATCCCATGTCCCAGATCCCCCATACTCCTATGGCAACATGGCCATTCCAGTCTCCAAACCACTGACCCTCTCAGGCCTGCTCAGTGAGCCGCTCCAAGACCCCTTAGCCCTCCTGGACATTGGGCTGCCAGCGGGGCCACCTAAGCCCCAAGAAGACCCAGAATCCGACTCGGGATTATCCCTCAACTATAGCGATGCTGAATCCCTTGAGCTGGAGGGGACAGAGGCTGGTCGGCGGCGCAGCGAATACGTAGAGATGTACCCAGTGGAGTACCCCTACTCACTCATGCCCAACTCCTTGGCCCACTCCAACTATGCCTTGCCAGCTGCTGAGACCCCCTCGGCCTTAGAGCCCTCCTCAGGCCCTGTGCGGGCTAAGCCCACTGCACGAGGGGAGGCAGGGAGTCGGGATGAACGTCGGGCCTTGGCCATGAAGATTCCTTTTCCTACAGACAAGATTGTCAACTTGCCGGTAGATGACTTTAATGAGCTATTGGCGAGGTACCCGCTGACAGAGAGCCAGCTGGCGCTAGTCCGGGACATCCGACGACGGGGCAAAAACAAGGTGGCAGCCCAGAACTGCCGCAagaggaagctggaaaccattgtGCAGCTGGAACGGGAGCTGGAGCGGCTGAGCAGTGAGCGGGAGCGGCTTCTCAGGGCCCGCGGGGAGGCCGACCGGACCCTGGAGGTCATGCGCCAACAGCTGACGGAGCTATATCGTGACATTTTCCAGCACCTTCGGGATGAATCAGGCAACAGCTACTCTCCTGAGGAGTACGCGCTGCAACAGGCTGCCGATGGGACCATCTTCCTGGTGCCCCGGGGGACCAAGATGGAGGCCACAGACTGA